One stretch of Gadus macrocephalus chromosome 12, ASM3116895v1 DNA includes these proteins:
- the akr1a1b gene encoding aldo-keto reductase family 1 member A1-B isoform X1 has product MQAIRLSMSSVFYRLCMDRRRHVFQRNMNDFAVLNTGRKMPLLGLGTWKSETGKVKQAVIWALQAGYRHIDCAVIYGNEVEIGEALQETLGSGKTICMRQALRREDVFVTSKLWNTRHHPEDVEPSLLKTLKDLKLEYLDLYLIHWPYGFQRGDAPFPRSEDGTLLYDNIDYKLTWAAMEKLVEKGLVRAIGLSNFNSRQIDDVLSIANIKPTVLQVESHPYLNQVELLAHCRERGLVLTAYSPLGSPDRAWKHPDEPVLLEEPVIAALAQKYSKSHAQIILRWQTQRGVVTIPKSVTESRIKENIEIFDFSLEVEEMKSITDLHRDWRYIVPTITVDGKSVPRDAKHPHYPFNDPY; this is encoded by the exons ATGCAGGCTATTAGACTCAGCATGTCAAGTGTGTTTTATCGTTTATGTATGGATCGCAGAAGGCAT GTATTCCAAAGAAACATGAATGACTTTGCAGTTCTCAACACGGGCCGGAAGATGCCGCTCCTAGGACTGGGAACATGGAAAAGTGAAACAGGAAAG GTAAAGCAAGCAGTCATTTGGGCCTTGCAGGCGGGCTATCGCCACATTGACTGCGCTGTCATCTATGGCAATGAGGTGGAGATCGGAGAAGCTCTGCAGGAGACGCTAGGCTCTGGCAAG ACCATTTGCATGCGGCAGGCCCTGAGACGAGAGGACGTGTTTGTGACATCCAAGCTGTGGAACACTCGACACCACCCAGAGGATGTGGAGCCCTCACTGCTGAAGACTCTCAAGGACCTGAAGCTGGAGTACCTGGACCTCTACCTCATCCACTGGCCCTACGGCTTCCA ACGGGGAGACGCTCCGTTCCCTAGAAGCGAGGATGGCACCCTGCTGTACGACAACATTGACTATAAGCTGACCTGGGCTGCCATGGAGAAACTGGTGGAGAAGGGTCTGGTCCGCGCCATCGGCTTGTCCAACTTCAACAGCCGCCAGATAGATGACGTCCTTTCCATCGCCAACATCAAACCCACAGTCCTTcag GTGGAGAGCCACCCGTACCTGAACCAGGTGGAGCTTCTGGCCCACTGTCGGGAGCGAGGACTGGTGCTGACGGCCTACAGCCCCCTGGGCTCCCCGGACCGGGCGTGGAAACACCCGGACGAACCCGTGCTGCTAGAAGAGCCGGTCATAGCTGCTCTGGCCCAGAAGTACAGCAAGTCCCATGCTCAGATCATCCTGAg GTGGCAAACACAGAGAGGAGTGGTGACGATCCCCAAGAGTGTGACAGAGTCTCGCATCAAAGAAAACATCGAG ATATTTGACTTCAGCCTCGAAGTAGAAGAGATGAAGAGCATAACCGACCTGCACCGGGACTGGCGATACATTGTACCAACTATCACA GTGGATGGAAAGAGTGTGCCCCGGGATGCAAAGCACCCCCACTACCCTTTCAACGATCCCTACTGA
- the akr1a1b gene encoding aldo-keto reductase family 1 member A1-B isoform X2, with protein MQAIRLSMSSVFYRLCMDRRRHVFQRNMNDFAVLNTGRKMPLLGLGTWKSETGKVKQAVIWALQAGYRHIDCAVIYGNEVEIGEALQETLGSGKALRREDVFVTSKLWNTRHHPEDVEPSLLKTLKDLKLEYLDLYLIHWPYGFQRGDAPFPRSEDGTLLYDNIDYKLTWAAMEKLVEKGLVRAIGLSNFNSRQIDDVLSIANIKPTVLQVESHPYLNQVELLAHCRERGLVLTAYSPLGSPDRAWKHPDEPVLLEEPVIAALAQKYSKSHAQIILRWQTQRGVVTIPKSVTESRIKENIEIFDFSLEVEEMKSITDLHRDWRYIVPTITVDGKSVPRDAKHPHYPFNDPY; from the exons ATGCAGGCTATTAGACTCAGCATGTCAAGTGTGTTTTATCGTTTATGTATGGATCGCAGAAGGCAT GTATTCCAAAGAAACATGAATGACTTTGCAGTTCTCAACACGGGCCGGAAGATGCCGCTCCTAGGACTGGGAACATGGAAAAGTGAAACAGGAAAG GTAAAGCAAGCAGTCATTTGGGCCTTGCAGGCGGGCTATCGCCACATTGACTGCGCTGTCATCTATGGCAATGAGGTGGAGATCGGAGAAGCTCTGCAGGAGACGCTAGGCTCTGGCAAG GCCCTGAGACGAGAGGACGTGTTTGTGACATCCAAGCTGTGGAACACTCGACACCACCCAGAGGATGTGGAGCCCTCACTGCTGAAGACTCTCAAGGACCTGAAGCTGGAGTACCTGGACCTCTACCTCATCCACTGGCCCTACGGCTTCCA ACGGGGAGACGCTCCGTTCCCTAGAAGCGAGGATGGCACCCTGCTGTACGACAACATTGACTATAAGCTGACCTGGGCTGCCATGGAGAAACTGGTGGAGAAGGGTCTGGTCCGCGCCATCGGCTTGTCCAACTTCAACAGCCGCCAGATAGATGACGTCCTTTCCATCGCCAACATCAAACCCACAGTCCTTcag GTGGAGAGCCACCCGTACCTGAACCAGGTGGAGCTTCTGGCCCACTGTCGGGAGCGAGGACTGGTGCTGACGGCCTACAGCCCCCTGGGCTCCCCGGACCGGGCGTGGAAACACCCGGACGAACCCGTGCTGCTAGAAGAGCCGGTCATAGCTGCTCTGGCCCAGAAGTACAGCAAGTCCCATGCTCAGATCATCCTGAg GTGGCAAACACAGAGAGGAGTGGTGACGATCCCCAAGAGTGTGACAGAGTCTCGCATCAAAGAAAACATCGAG ATATTTGACTTCAGCCTCGAAGTAGAAGAGATGAAGAGCATAACCGACCTGCACCGGGACTGGCGATACATTGTACCAACTATCACA GTGGATGGAAAGAGTGTGCCCCGGGATGCAAAGCACCCCCACTACCCTTTCAACGATCCCTACTGA
- the akr1a1b gene encoding aldo-keto reductase family 1 member A1-B isoform X3 has translation MNDFAVLNTGRKMPLLGLGTWKSETGKVKQAVIWALQAGYRHIDCAVIYGNEVEIGEALQETLGSGKTICMRQALRREDVFVTSKLWNTRHHPEDVEPSLLKTLKDLKLEYLDLYLIHWPYGFQRGDAPFPRSEDGTLLYDNIDYKLTWAAMEKLVEKGLVRAIGLSNFNSRQIDDVLSIANIKPTVLQVESHPYLNQVELLAHCRERGLVLTAYSPLGSPDRAWKHPDEPVLLEEPVIAALAQKYSKSHAQIILRWQTQRGVVTIPKSVTESRIKENIEIFDFSLEVEEMKSITDLHRDWRYIVPTITVDGKSVPRDAKHPHYPFNDPY, from the exons ATGAATGACTTTGCAGTTCTCAACACGGGCCGGAAGATGCCGCTCCTAGGACTGGGAACATGGAAAAGTGAAACAGGAAAG GTAAAGCAAGCAGTCATTTGGGCCTTGCAGGCGGGCTATCGCCACATTGACTGCGCTGTCATCTATGGCAATGAGGTGGAGATCGGAGAAGCTCTGCAGGAGACGCTAGGCTCTGGCAAG ACCATTTGCATGCGGCAGGCCCTGAGACGAGAGGACGTGTTTGTGACATCCAAGCTGTGGAACACTCGACACCACCCAGAGGATGTGGAGCCCTCACTGCTGAAGACTCTCAAGGACCTGAAGCTGGAGTACCTGGACCTCTACCTCATCCACTGGCCCTACGGCTTCCA ACGGGGAGACGCTCCGTTCCCTAGAAGCGAGGATGGCACCCTGCTGTACGACAACATTGACTATAAGCTGACCTGGGCTGCCATGGAGAAACTGGTGGAGAAGGGTCTGGTCCGCGCCATCGGCTTGTCCAACTTCAACAGCCGCCAGATAGATGACGTCCTTTCCATCGCCAACATCAAACCCACAGTCCTTcag GTGGAGAGCCACCCGTACCTGAACCAGGTGGAGCTTCTGGCCCACTGTCGGGAGCGAGGACTGGTGCTGACGGCCTACAGCCCCCTGGGCTCCCCGGACCGGGCGTGGAAACACCCGGACGAACCCGTGCTGCTAGAAGAGCCGGTCATAGCTGCTCTGGCCCAGAAGTACAGCAAGTCCCATGCTCAGATCATCCTGAg GTGGCAAACACAGAGAGGAGTGGTGACGATCCCCAAGAGTGTGACAGAGTCTCGCATCAAAGAAAACATCGAG ATATTTGACTTCAGCCTCGAAGTAGAAGAGATGAAGAGCATAACCGACCTGCACCGGGACTGGCGATACATTGTACCAACTATCACA GTGGATGGAAAGAGTGTGCCCCGGGATGCAAAGCACCCCCACTACCCTTTCAACGATCCCTACTGA